The proteins below come from a single Podarcis muralis chromosome 8, rPodMur119.hap1.1, whole genome shotgun sequence genomic window:
- the LOC114600952 gene encoding tubulin beta-1 chain-like, whose amino-acid sequence MREIVHMQAGQCGNQIGAKFWEVISDEHGIDPTGSYHGDSDLQLERINVYYNEAAGNKYVPRAILVDLEPGTMDSVRSGPFGQIFRPDNFVFGQSGAGNNWAKGHYTEGAELVDSVLDVVRKESENCDCLQGFQLTHSLGGGTGSGLGTLLISKIREEYPDRIMNTFSVMPSPKVSDTVVEPYNATLSVHQLVENTDETFCIDNEALYDICFRTLKLTTPTYGDLNHLVSATMSGVTTCLRFPGQLNADLRKLAVNMVPFPRLHFFMPGFAPLTSRGSQQYRAVSVPELTQQLFDSKNMMAACDPRHGRYLTVAAIFRGRMSMKEVDEQMLNVQNKNSSYFVEWIPNNVKTAVCDIPPRGLKMSATFIGNSTAIQELFKRISEQFTAMFRRKAFLHWYTGEGMDEMEFTEAESNMNDLVSEYQQYQDATVDEQGEFEEEGEEDEA is encoded by the exons TTCTGGGAGGTCATCAGCGACGAGCACGGCATTGACCCGACAGGCAGCTACCATGGAGACAGCGACCTGCAGCTTGAGAGGATCAACGTCTACTACAATGAAGCTGCCG GCAACAAGTATGTCCCCCGTGCCATCCTTGTGGACTTGGAGCCTGGCACAATGGATTCTGTCCGCTCTGGACCATTCGGCCAGATCTTTCGGCCTGACAATTTCGTCTTTG GCCAGAGTGGTGCTGGGAATAACTGGGCCAAGGGCCACTACACAGAGGGAGCTGAGCTGGTGGACTCTGTGCTGGATGTGGTAAGGAAGGAGTCGGAGAACTGTGACTGCTTGCAGGGCTTCCAGTTGACCCATTCCCTGGGTGGTGGCACAGGCTCCGGACTGGGGACACTCCTTATCAGCAAGATTCGGGAGGAGTATCCTGACAGGATCATGAACACGTTCAGCGTGATGCCATCCCCTAAGGTGTCAGACACGGTGGTGGAGCCCTACAATGCCACGCTGTCCGTCCACCAGCTGGTGGAGAACACGGATGAAACCTTCTGTATTGACAATGAGGCCTTGTACGATATCTGCTTCCGCACACTCAAACTCACGACTCCGACGTACGGGGACCTCAACCACTTGGTGTCGGCCACCATGAGCGGCGTCACCACCTGCCTGCGGTTCCCTGGCCAACTGAATGCTGACCTCCGCAAGTTGGcggtcaacatggtgcccttcccTCGCCTGCACTTCTTCATGCCCGGCTTTGCTCCCCTCACGAGCCGCGGAAGCCAGCAGTACCGGGCCGTGtcggtgccagaactcacccagCAATTATTTGATTCCAAGAACATGATGGCGGCCTGCGACCCACGCCACGGGCGCTACCTGACGGTGGCGGCCATTTTCCGGGGCAGAATGTCCATGAAGGAGGTGGACGAGCAGATGCTCAATGTCCAGAACAAGAACAGCAGCTATTTTGTCGAGTGGATCCCCAACAACGTGAAGACGGCCGTGTGCGACATCCCTCCGCGAGGCCTCAAGATGTCCGCCACCTTCATTGGCAACAGCACGGCCATCCAGGAGCTGTTCAAGAGGATCTCTGAGCAGTTCACGGCCATGTTCCGCCGAAAGGCCTTCCTGCACTGGTACACCGGAGAGGGCATGGATGAGATGGAGTTCACGGAGGCCGAGAGCAACATGAACGACCTGGTCTCCGAATACCAGCAATATCAAGACGCCACAGTGGATGAGCAAGGAGAGTTTGAAGAGGAAGGCGAGGAGGATGAGGCTTAG
- the LOC114600949 gene encoding tubulin beta-1 chain-like — MREIVHMQAGQCGNQIGAKFWEVISDEHGIDPTGSYHGDSDLQLERINVYYNEAAGNKYVPRAILVDLEPGTMDSVRSGPFGQIFRPDNFVFGQSGAGNNWAKGHYTEGAELVDSVLDVVRKESENCDCLQGFQLTHSLGGGTGSGLGTLLISKIREEYPDRIMNTFSVMPSPKVSDTVVEPYNATLSVHQLVENTDETYCIDNEALYDICFRTLKLTTPTYGDLNHLVSATMSGVTTCLRFPGQLNADLRKLAVNMVPFPRLHFFMPGFAPLTSRGSQQYRAVSVPELTQQLFDSKNMMAACDPRHGRYLTVAAIFRGRMSMKEVDEQMLNVQNKNSSYFVEWIPNNVKTAVCDIPPRGLKMSATFIGNSTAIQELFKRISEQFTAMFRRKAFLHWYTGEGMDEMEFTEAESNMNDLVSEYQQYQDATADEQGEFEEEGEEDEA; from the exons ATGCGGGAGATCGTGCACATGCAAGCCGGCCAGTGCGGGAATCAGATTGGAGCCAAG TTCTGGGAGGTCATCAGCGACGAGCACGGCATTGACCCGACAGGCAGCTACCATGGAGACAGCGACCTGCAGCTTGAGAGGATCAACGTCTACTACAATGAAGCTGCCG GCAACAAGTATGTCCCCCGTGCCATCCTTGTGGACTTGGAGCCTGGCACAATGGATTCTGTCCGCTCTGGACCATTCGGCCAGATCTTTCGGCCTGACAATTTCGTCTTTG GCCAGAGTGGTGCTGGGAATAACTGGGCCAAGGGCCACTACACAGAGGGAGCTGAGCTGGTGGACTCTGTGCTGGATGTGGTAAGGAAGGAGTCGGAGAACTGTGACTGCCTGCAGGGCTTCCAGTTGACCCATTCTCTGGGCGGCGGCACGGGCTCCGGACTGGGGACGCTCCTCATCAGCAAGATTCGGGAGGAGTATCCTGACAGGATCATGAACACGTTCAGTGTGATGCCATCCCCTAAGGTGTCAGACACGGTGGTGGAGCCCTACAATGCCACACTGTCCGTCCACCAGCTGGTGGAGAACACGGATGAAACCTACTGTATTGACAATGAGGCCTTGTACGATATCTGCTTCCGCACACTCAAACTCACGACTCCGACGTACGGGGACCTCAACCACTTAGTGTCGGCCACTATGAGTGGTGTCACCACCTGCCTGCGGTTCCCTGGCCAACTGAATGCTGACCTCCGCAAGCTGGCAGTCAACATGGTACCATTCCCTCGCCTGCACTTCTTCATGCCCGGCTTTGCTCCCCTCACGAGCCGCGGAAGCCAGCAGTACCGGGCCGTGTCGGTGCCAGAGCTCACCCAGCAATTGTTTGATTCCAAGAACATGATGGCGGCCTGCGACCCACGCCACGGGCGCTACCTGACTGTGGCGGCCATTTTCCGGGGCAGAATGTCCATGAAGGAGGTGGACGAGCAGATGCTCAACGTCCAGAACAAGAACAGCAGCTACTTTGTCGAGTGGATCCCCAACAACGTGAAGACGGCCGTGTGCGACATCCCTCCGCGAGGCCTCAAGATGTCCGCCACCTTCATTGGCAACAGCACGGCCATCCAGGAGCTGTTCAAGAGGATCTCTGAGCAGTTCACGGCCATGTTCCGCCGAAAGGCCTTCCTGCACTGGTACACCGGAGAGGGCATGGATGAGATGGAGTTCACGGAGGCCGAGAGCAACATGAACGACCTGGTCTCCGAATACCAGCAATATCAAGACGCCACAGCGGACGAGCAAGGAGAGTTTGAAGAGGAAGGCGAGGAGGACGAGGCTTAG
- the LOC114600950 gene encoding tubulin beta-1 chain-like yields the protein MREIVHMQAGQCGNQIGAKFWEVISDEHGIDPTGSYHGDSDLQLERINVYYNEAAGNKYVPRAVLVDLEPGTMDSVRSGPFGQIFRPDNFVFGQSGAGNNWAKGHYTEGAELVDSVLDVVRKESESCDCLQGFQLTHSLGGGTGSGMGTLLISKIREEYPDRIMNTFSVMPSPKVSDTVVEPYNATLSVHQLVENTDETFCIDNEALYDICFRTLKLTTPTYGDLNHLVSATMSGVTTCLRFPGQLNADLRKLAVNMVPFPRLHFFMPGFAPLTSRGSQQYRAVSVPELTQQLFDSKNMMAACDPRHGRYLTVAAIFRGRMSMKEVDEQMLNVQNKNSSYFVEWIPNNVKTAVCDIPPRGLKMSATFIGNSTAIQELFKRISEQFTAMFRRKAFLHWYTGEGMDEMEFTEAESNMNDLVSEYQQYQDATADEQGEFEEEGEEDEA from the exons ATGCGGGAGATCGTGCACATGCAAGCCGGCCAGTGCGGGAATCAGATTGGAGCCAAG TTCTGGGAGGTCATCAGCGACGAGCACGGCATTGACCCGACAGGCAGCTACCATGGAGACAGCGACCTGCAGCTTGAGAGGATCAACGTCTACTACAATGAAGCTGCCG GCAACAAGTATGTCCCACGTGCTGTCCTTGTCGACTTGGAGCCTGGCACAATGGATTCTGTCCGCTCTGGACCATTCGGCCAGATCTTTCGGCCTGACAATTTCGTCTTTG GCCAGAGTGGTGCTGGGAATAACTGGGCCAAGGGCCACTACACGGAGGGAGCTGAGTTGGTAGACTCTGTGCTGGATGTGGTGAGGAAGGAGTCAGAGAGCTGCGACTGCTTGCAGGGCTTCCAGTTGACCCATTCCCTGGGCGGCGGCACGGGATCCGGGATGGGAACGCTCCTCATCAGCAAGATTCGGGAGGAGTATCCTGACAGGATCATGAACACGTTCAGCGTGATGCCTTCCCCTAAGGTGTCAGACACAGTGGTGGAGCCCTACAATGCCACACTGTCCGTCCACCAGCTGGTGGAGAACACGGATGAAACCTTCTGTATTGACAATGAGGCCTTGTACGATATCTGCTTCCGCACACTCAAACTCACGACTCCGACGTACGGGGACCTCAACCACTTGGTGTCGGCCACCATGAGCGGCGTCACCACCTGCCTGCGGTTCCCTGGCCAACTGAATGCTGACCTCCGCAAGCTGGCAGTCAACATGGTACCATTCCCTCGCCTGCACTTCTTCATGCCCGGCTTTGCTCCCCTCACGAGCCGCGGAAGCCAGCAGTACCGGGCCGTGTCGGTGCCAGAGCTCACCCAGCAATTGTTTGATTCCAAGAACATGATGGCGGCCTGCGACCCACGCCACGGGCGCTACCTGACGGTGGCGGCCATTTTCCGGGGCAGAATGTCCATGAAGGAAGTGGACGAGCAGATGCTCAACGTCCAGAACAAGAACAGCAGCTACTTTGTCGAGTGGATCCCCAACAACGTGAAGACGGCCGTGTGCGACATCCCTCCGCGAGGCCTCAAGATGTCCGCCACCTTCATTGGCAACAGCACGGCCATCCAGGAGCTGTTCAAGAGGATCTCTGAGCAGTTCACGGCCATGTTCCGCCGAAAGGCCTTCCTGCACTGGTACACCGGAGAGGGCATGGATGAGATGGAGTTCACGGAGGCCGAGAGCAACATGAACGACCTGGTCTCCGAATACCAGCAATATCAAGACGCCACAGCGGATGAGCAAGGAGAGTTTGAAGAGGAAGGCGAGGAGGACGAGGCTTAG
- the BPHL gene encoding serine hydrolase BPHL isoform X1, with protein sequence MARPGSGGLLLRRLLSQLSRSAQGGATLRISLAPAASYGTSVTSAKVEVNGVRLHYQQTGSGSHAVLLLPGMLGSGQTDFGPQLKSMNKQQFTLVAWDPRGYGKSIPPLRDFPADFFERDAKDAVDLMQALKFKKFSLLGWSDGGITALIAAAKNPNLIHKMVVWGANASVSEEDVKLYNAIRDVSKWSERARQPMEEMYGHDYFSKTCAAWVDGISQFAQKPNGSICQSLLPHIHCPTLIIHGEKDPLVPRFHPEYLHKHIKGSQLHLMPEGKHNLHLRFADEFNRVVEKFLL encoded by the exons ATGGCTCGGCCGGGAAGCGGAGGGCTCTTGCTGCGGCGCCTTCTCTCGCAGCTCTCCCGCTCCGCGCAGGGGGGAGCGACGCTGCGGATCTCCCTGGCACCGGCTGCTTCCTACGG CACTTCAGTAACCTCAGCTAAAGTCGAAGTGAATGGCGTCCGACTACATTATCAGCAAACGGGAAGTGGAAGCCATGCTGTCCTGCTTCTCCCTGGAATGTTAG GGAGTGGCCAGACCGATTTTGGACCACAGCTGAAGTCTATGAACAAGCAGCAATTCACACTTGTAGCCTGGGATCCTCGCGGGTATGGAAAGTCAATCCCCCCACTTCGAGATTTCCctgcagatttttttgaaagagaTGCAAAAGATGCTGTGGACTTGATGCAG GCACTGAAGTTTAAGAAGTTCTCCTTGCTGGGATGGAGTGACGGTGGAATAACAGCACTCATTGCTGCGGCAAAGAATCCAAATCTTATCCACAAAATGGTGGTTTGGGGAGCCAATGCCAGCGTTTCAGAGGAGGATGTGAAACTTTACAATG CTATCCGTGACGTTTCAAAATGGAGTGAAAGAGCTAGGCAGCCAATGGAAGAAATGTATGGCCACGATTACTTTAGCAAAACCTGCGCAGCCTGGGTGGATGGGATCTCCCAGTTTGCACAAAAGCCAAATG GCAGTATCTGTCAGTCTTTGCTGCCTCATATTCACTGCCCAACGTTAATAATCCACGGAGAGAAAGATCCCTTGGTTCCACGCTTTCACCCTGAATATCTTCACAAGCATATCAAGGGTTCACA gTTGCATTTGATGCCGGAAGGAAAACATAATTTGCACCTACGCTTTGCAGACGAATTTAACAGAGTGGTGGAAAAATTTCTTCTATGA
- the BPHL gene encoding serine hydrolase BPHL isoform X2 — MARPGSGGLLLRRLLSQLSRSAQGGATLRISLAPAASYGTSVTSAKVEVNGVRLHYQQTGSGSHAVLLLPGMLGSGQTDFGPQLKSMNKQQFTLVAWDPRGYGKSIPPLRDFPADFFERDAKDAVDLMQALKFKKFSLLGWSDGGITALIAAAKNPNLIHKMVVWGANASVSEEDVKLYNAIRDVSKWSERARQPMEEMYGHDYFSKTCAAWVDGISQFAQKPNGCI, encoded by the exons ATGGCTCGGCCGGGAAGCGGAGGGCTCTTGCTGCGGCGCCTTCTCTCGCAGCTCTCCCGCTCCGCGCAGGGGGGAGCGACGCTGCGGATCTCCCTGGCACCGGCTGCTTCCTACGG CACTTCAGTAACCTCAGCTAAAGTCGAAGTGAATGGCGTCCGACTACATTATCAGCAAACGGGAAGTGGAAGCCATGCTGTCCTGCTTCTCCCTGGAATGTTAG GGAGTGGCCAGACCGATTTTGGACCACAGCTGAAGTCTATGAACAAGCAGCAATTCACACTTGTAGCCTGGGATCCTCGCGGGTATGGAAAGTCAATCCCCCCACTTCGAGATTTCCctgcagatttttttgaaagagaTGCAAAAGATGCTGTGGACTTGATGCAG GCACTGAAGTTTAAGAAGTTCTCCTTGCTGGGATGGAGTGACGGTGGAATAACAGCACTCATTGCTGCGGCAAAGAATCCAAATCTTATCCACAAAATGGTGGTTTGGGGAGCCAATGCCAGCGTTTCAGAGGAGGATGTGAAACTTTACAATG CTATCCGTGACGTTTCAAAATGGAGTGAAAGAGCTAGGCAGCCAATGGAAGAAATGTATGGCCACGATTACTTTAGCAAAACCTGCGCAGCCTGGGTGGATGGGATCTCCCAGTTTGCACAAAAGCCAAATG gTTGCATTTGA